One Kallotenue papyrolyticum genomic window carries:
- a CDS encoding acylneuraminate cytidylyltransferase family protein, which produces MASSPRIVALIPARAGSKRVQGKNIRPLAGHPLLAYTIAAAVDSGVFAAVIVSTDSEQIAEIATYYGAEVPFLRPVEYAGDTSPDIEWVDYTLRRLANEGRRFDCFSILRPTSPFRAPETIRRAWHQFLATPAIDSLRAVEKCKQHPGKMWVLNGDRMVPLLLNPRGTPWHSTPYQALPEVYVQNASLEIAWSRVVFEQRTIAGELLTPFITYGYEGFDINDSLDWVLAEELLRRGEATLPHVAQPPYPMEPSPVSVTSGE; this is translated from the coding sequence ATGGCTAGCTCCCCTCGGATCGTCGCGTTGATCCCGGCGCGCGCCGGCTCCAAACGTGTTCAGGGCAAAAATATTCGTCCGCTAGCCGGGCATCCGCTGCTTGCGTATACGATCGCCGCTGCCGTCGATAGCGGCGTCTTTGCCGCGGTGATCGTCTCGACCGACTCCGAGCAGATAGCGGAGATTGCTACCTATTATGGGGCAGAGGTGCCCTTTCTGCGGCCCGTCGAATACGCAGGCGATACCTCACCGGACATCGAGTGGGTAGACTATACCCTGCGGCGACTGGCCAATGAAGGACGTCGCTTCGACTGCTTCAGCATCCTGCGACCCACCAGCCCGTTTCGCGCTCCGGAAACGATTCGCCGCGCATGGCACCAGTTCCTGGCAACACCAGCCATCGATTCCCTGCGCGCCGTCGAAAAGTGCAAACAGCACCCCGGAAAGATGTGGGTCTTGAACGGAGATCGGATGGTGCCGCTCTTGCTCAATCCGCGCGGCACGCCCTGGCACAGCACACCCTACCAGGCCCTTCCCGAAGTGTATGTCCAGAATGCGAGCCTCGAGATCGCCTGGAGCCGCGTCGTCTTCGAGCAGCGGACGATTGCGGGCGAGCTGTTAACTCCATTCATAACCTACGGCTATGAGGGCTTCGACATCAACGACTCCCTCGATTGGGTCCTGGCTGAAGAGCTGCTCCGTCGCGGAGAGGCGACCCTTCCGCACGTTGCTCAGCCACCCTATCCAATGGAGCCATCACCCGTTTCTGTAACCTCTGGAGAGTAA
- a CDS encoding PHP domain-containing protein: MLVDLHIHTNATPHHASWEPETLVRAARTQGIGVIAVTDHNCVRQVRATMVAGAAQGVRVIPAVELDTAFGTKLWHLLIYGVAPETPALVELCAAVEQRNAHDAQELIAYFEAQGRPLPWLETLERRPTVADVGRALVEAGIVPRRADLDAESTGTGWIMTHLRQFYRPVTVDEAIAVAHVHGGVAVLAHPGRSKGVYAMPATADDIAAMVAVGLDGIEVFYPTHTPEQQRFYQAQAAQYGLLVTAGSDSHHPAHGLVGRSAHACAAFLERMGIAV, translated from the coding sequence GTGCTGGTTGATCTGCATATCCACACCAATGCCACGCCGCACCACGCTAGCTGGGAGCCGGAGACGCTGGTGCGCGCGGCGCGGACGCAGGGCATTGGCGTGATCGCCGTCACCGACCACAACTGTGTTCGGCAGGTGCGCGCGACCATGGTGGCCGGCGCGGCGCAGGGCGTGCGGGTGATCCCCGCCGTCGAGCTGGACACGGCCTTCGGCACGAAACTCTGGCACCTGCTGATCTACGGAGTGGCGCCCGAAACACCGGCGCTGGTCGAGTTGTGCGCCGCGGTTGAGCAGCGCAATGCGCACGACGCGCAGGAGCTGATCGCGTATTTTGAGGCGCAGGGCCGGCCTCTGCCCTGGCTAGAGACGCTGGAGCGTCGTCCAACCGTCGCCGATGTCGGGCGGGCGCTGGTGGAAGCGGGCATCGTACCGCGCCGTGCGGACCTGGATGCCGAGTCGACTGGCACAGGCTGGATCATGACCCATCTGCGCCAGTTCTACCGGCCGGTAACGGTAGACGAGGCCATCGCCGTTGCGCACGTCCACGGTGGCGTGGCGGTGCTGGCGCATCCAGGGCGATCCAAAGGCGTGTATGCCATGCCCGCCACGGCCGACGATATTGCGGCAATGGTCGCGGTTGGGTTGGACGGCATCGAAGTGTTCTATCCGACGCATACCCCGGAGCAGCAGCGCTTCTACCAGGCGCAGGCAGCGCAGTACGGCTTGCTGGTGACGGCGGGCAGCGACTCGCACCATCCTGCGCACGGGCTGGTCGGGCGCTCGGCCCATGCCTGCGCTGCCTTTCTGGAGCGCATGGGCATTGCCGTGTGA
- a CDS encoding O-antigen ligase family protein, whose translation MSLEEVLLYLFLTVIFIVLGKIIFSSTKKGIQYAVLFVIISTTIHRERFNLPIELDAISVSFLLGTLLLTRIKITERTKFFPLAIPIAGYILTNFVTSLINSPVPENSIRQSIILTIRAITFFIVTISIQLEPTLRFRAPIYYIALLAIHTFTSIIALVIYPILQTPLVQLNQDGRGSLSINGFFLEPNLYGIFCLCVASMLMAMMLFTVPRQRSWLFGGLFIAIIGMALSYTRSAWLGLILCLVVLTLVLVRQQRAQLFSILTTTTLPIVLIIMLMIAGLFTLRAMGVQSNLAQRLTDIIDLSTSSASGRLEAWKLALLAWQQHKWLGTGLLSFNLREAEQGWLYSSVIQSLHDSGIIGLLFMLWICAGCLLYTWRAFTAATDHRDKGILLGYVLAQIGLFFTSQFSSFFWGSFTWVLFGLSVGHSLVILHQQQNPIANSKKDVANFHPKNATMFDDSETKISINKQKSRP comes from the coding sequence ATGTCCCTCGAAGAAGTTTTATTATACCTATTTCTAACAGTAATCTTTATCGTCCTGGGGAAAATAATATTTTCTTCAACCAAAAAAGGAATTCAATACGCAGTATTATTCGTCATTATCAGCACAACTATTCACCGAGAACGGTTCAACTTACCAATAGAGCTGGATGCAATTTCCGTCTCATTCCTACTTGGAACACTACTATTAACAAGAATAAAAATTACCGAGCGCACAAAATTTTTTCCTTTAGCAATACCTATTGCTGGTTATATTCTCACAAACTTTGTTACGTCATTAATCAATTCACCCGTTCCCGAGAACAGCATTAGACAGTCGATCATCTTAACCATCCGAGCAATCACCTTTTTTATCGTCACTATCTCTATCCAGCTCGAACCGACGTTACGATTCCGAGCACCTATATATTATATCGCATTACTAGCAATCCATACATTTACTAGCATCATTGCACTTGTTATATATCCCATTCTTCAAACACCTTTAGTACAACTTAATCAGGATGGAAGAGGCTCGCTCTCGATCAACGGCTTCTTTCTAGAGCCAAACCTGTATGGTATCTTCTGCTTATGTGTGGCAAGCATGCTCATGGCTATGATGCTATTTACCGTACCTAGGCAACGTAGCTGGCTATTCGGCGGTTTGTTTATCGCGATCATTGGAATGGCGCTTAGCTACACGCGCAGTGCATGGCTAGGATTGATCTTATGTCTTGTAGTCCTCACCCTAGTCCTCGTGCGGCAACAGCGAGCACAGCTATTCAGCATACTGACAACTACGACGCTCCCGATTGTATTGATCATCATGCTAATGATTGCCGGTCTTTTCACGTTGCGGGCGATGGGCGTACAATCAAATTTGGCGCAGCGACTGACGGATATCATCGACCTAAGCACAAGCTCGGCATCGGGGAGGCTAGAAGCGTGGAAGCTTGCACTGCTAGCGTGGCAGCAGCACAAGTGGTTGGGCACAGGACTGCTGTCGTTTAACCTGCGAGAAGCAGAGCAGGGCTGGCTTTATAGCTCCGTCATCCAATCGCTCCATGACTCGGGCATCATCGGTCTCTTGTTCATGCTCTGGATCTGCGCTGGATGCCTCCTCTATACCTGGCGCGCCTTTACAGCCGCCACCGATCACCGAGATAAGGGGATCCTATTAGGTTACGTTCTGGCGCAGATCGGGCTATTCTTCACCTCACAATTCTCATCGTTTTTCTGGGGCAGTTTCACATGGGTCCTCTTCGGCCTATCTGTTGGGCATAGCCTGGTTATCTTGCACCAGCAGCAAAATCCGATCGCAAATAGCAAGAAAGATGTTGCCAATTTTCATCCCAAAAACGCGACGATGTTTGACGATTCTGAAACAAAAATCTCCATTAATAAACAGAAATCTAGGCCATGA
- a CDS encoding glycosyltransferase family 4 protein, which translates to MNIVLDAHMLGTQEGGNETYVAGLMRGFAALADCATRVIAVCPSCQIPAISNRHLEYVPLRTSGNFSRLLLELPSVCRRFTADLLHVTYNAPLFVRTPTVVSVHDVIFRRFPSYFSPRVRLLLSTWLPLSMMRAARVVTLSEASKRDIIHYYPFTRNKIEVIPPAAGPLVALEPDFDGAKQFTGGEPFILAVGTLQPRKNIARLIKAYLRLRHQTGLTAKLVIVGKAAWQHSHLYQLAASTPYRQDIIFTGYISDATLAALYRTCTVFVYPSLYEGFGLPVIEAMALGAPVITSNTSSLPEAAGDGAMLVDPYSEQAISDALNCILTNADVRQALRHRGRQQAARFSWEHTAVQTLQVYKEVVQQRHSSTSDRYV; encoded by the coding sequence ATGAATATCGTACTCGATGCACACATGCTGGGGACACAAGAGGGGGGCAATGAAACGTACGTTGCCGGCCTCATGCGCGGGTTCGCTGCACTCGCTGATTGTGCGACACGCGTCATTGCCGTTTGTCCATCATGCCAGATCCCCGCGATAAGTAACCGCCATCTTGAATACGTACCGCTGCGAACCTCGGGAAATTTCAGTCGGCTGCTCTTGGAGCTGCCTTCGGTATGTCGCCGCTTCACCGCGGATCTCTTACATGTGACCTATAATGCCCCCCTGTTTGTCCGGACCCCCACAGTAGTCTCCGTGCATGATGTTATCTTTCGACGCTTCCCTAGCTACTTCTCCCCTCGGGTGCGGCTTCTGCTCTCGACCTGGTTACCCCTCTCGATGATGCGCGCAGCGCGTGTGGTAACATTATCGGAGGCCAGTAAACGCGACATCATTCACTATTATCCGTTTACTCGTAATAAGATCGAAGTTATCCCACCGGCCGCGGGTCCGTTGGTAGCACTGGAACCCGACTTCGATGGGGCCAAGCAATTTACAGGTGGCGAACCATTCATCTTAGCCGTCGGAACGCTACAGCCTAGAAAGAATATTGCTCGACTGATCAAGGCATATCTCAGGCTGCGGCACCAGACCGGACTCACGGCTAAGCTCGTCATCGTTGGCAAGGCGGCCTGGCAACATTCTCACCTTTATCAACTTGCCGCCTCGACGCCGTATCGGCAGGATATCATCTTCACCGGCTATATCAGCGACGCAACCCTGGCTGCGCTGTATCGTACCTGTACCGTCTTCGTCTATCCCTCGCTGTATGAAGGCTTCGGCTTGCCGGTTATTGAAGCCATGGCACTGGGGGCGCCGGTCATTACCAGCAACACATCGTCGCTCCCCGAGGCAGCAGGTGACGGTGCCATGCTCGTCGATCCCTACTCGGAGCAAGCGATCAGTGACGCGCTCAACTGCATTTTGACGAACGCCGACGTACGTCAGGCGCTGCGCCACCGTGGCCGGCAACAAGCTGCCCGTTTTTCCTGGGAGCACACCGCCGTGCAGACGTTGCAGGTGTACAAGGAGGTTGTTCAGCAGCGCCATTCGTCGACATCCGATCGGTACGTGTGA
- a CDS encoding DUF1972 domain-containing protein, producing the protein MKIALLGTRGIPASYSGFETCVEQLGQRLVQRGHEVTVYCRSHHITYPDGVYKGMRLVKLPTIANKYLDTIVHSLISSLHALSQRYDIGLYFIAGNSPVTWIPRLVGTKTILNVDGLDWKREKWPALAKRYIQFAEYLATKVPNAYVTDSQVVQAYYRDRFHSLPPYIPYGSEVEIVAPGETLARFNLEPKRYVLFVGRLVPENCAHHLVEAFRTLDTDMKCVIVGDAPYAAEYQAHLRALAGSDPRIVFTGYVFGRGYHELGSNAYLFVGTSGVGGTHPAFVEAMAFGNCIVVHNTPENLETIGDAGFAYDGKAGAASLRRVLDRLLRQPAIVEASRQLARRRATTIYSWEAITDEYERLFYTLLRRRLPDRLRQRETTPVQVD; encoded by the coding sequence ATGAAGATTGCACTTCTCGGCACACGCGGGATTCCCGCCAGCTATAGTGGCTTCGAGACCTGTGTCGAGCAGCTGGGACAGCGGCTGGTCCAGCGCGGGCACGAGGTGACGGTCTACTGCCGCTCCCATCATATCACCTATCCCGATGGCGTTTATAAAGGGATGCGGCTGGTCAAGCTACCAACGATCGCCAACAAGTATCTCGATACGATTGTCCACTCCTTGATCTCGTCGCTCCACGCGCTTTCTCAACGCTACGATATTGGCCTCTACTTCATCGCCGGCAACAGCCCGGTGACATGGATCCCGCGCTTGGTCGGGACCAAGACCATCTTGAACGTAGACGGGCTGGATTGGAAGCGAGAGAAATGGCCGGCCCTAGCGAAGCGCTACATCCAGTTTGCTGAATACCTCGCCACGAAGGTTCCGAACGCCTATGTGACCGACTCACAGGTCGTCCAAGCCTACTACCGCGATCGCTTCCACAGCCTGCCGCCATATATCCCATACGGCTCAGAGGTAGAGATCGTTGCGCCCGGCGAGACGCTGGCCCGCTTCAACCTGGAGCCGAAGCGGTATGTACTCTTCGTCGGCCGGCTGGTACCGGAAAATTGTGCGCATCACCTGGTAGAGGCCTTCCGCACCCTCGATACGGACATGAAGTGTGTCATCGTCGGTGACGCTCCCTATGCGGCAGAGTACCAGGCGCACCTGCGGGCGCTTGCCGGAAGCGACCCGCGCATCGTGTTCACCGGCTACGTGTTTGGACGTGGCTACCATGAGCTGGGGTCCAACGCCTATCTGTTCGTCGGCACCTCGGGGGTTGGGGGGACGCACCCGGCCTTCGTCGAAGCGATGGCCTTTGGGAATTGTATCGTGGTTCATAATACACCTGAAAACCTGGAGACGATCGGCGATGCCGGCTTTGCCTACGACGGCAAGGCTGGGGCAGCCAGCCTGAGACGTGTGCTGGATCGACTGCTCCGGCAACCGGCCATTGTTGAAGCGTCGCGTCAACTGGCGCGCCGGCGAGCAACCACGATCTATTCATGGGAAGCGATCACCGACGAGTACGAGCGCCTTTTCTACACGTTGCTCAGACGCCGCTTGCCTGACCGGCTACGTCAGCGCGAAACCACGCCCGTGCAGGTAGATTGA
- a CDS encoding DUF507 family protein yields the protein MKLSEARIDVLSERIVDVLADQQDVLFQASDPRLRQAIREIMIDELTVEERLDAEVRALLEQHRSDIVMGRLNYDEVFRRVKQRLIRERGIVL from the coding sequence ATGAAACTCTCCGAAGCGCGTATTGACGTCTTGAGCGAACGTATCGTCGACGTGCTGGCCGATCAGCAGGACGTGCTGTTCCAGGCCTCCGATCCCCGACTGCGGCAGGCGATCCGCGAGATCATGATCGACGAACTCACCGTCGAGGAACGGCTGGATGCCGAGGTACGCGCCCTGCTCGAACAGCACCGCAGTGACATTGTCATGGGCCGCCTGAACTACGACGAAGTCTTTCGCCGGGTCAAACAACGCCTGATCCGCGAGCGCGGGATTGTGTTGTGA
- a CDS encoding transketolase C-terminal domain-containing protein has translation MTTLYYVPVDEFDRVLALDIPIERRCALFAALCRINTLYMIMRAGSGHIGTSFSSLDLMCWIFLNELGYQRPREAHHNDIFFSSKGHDVPAKYSALLGLRLLDFDLIHKLRRLGGLPGHPDISIPHMYTNTGSLGMGISKARGMALARRLQGQPGRILVLTGDGELQEGQFWESLQPTANQGLHEITVVVDHNKLQSDTWVARVSDLGALERKIQAFGWYVERCDGHDFTALQRTFAQLNQITDRPKLLIADTIKGKGVSFMEHTAMPPGDDRLYPYHSGAPDDATYARAAEELIIGANRLLSEMGQPALTLEAVQQPARSSGNHLQRLVAAYADALVKAAEHNPKLVALDADLARDTGLIPFEARFPERFFECGIAEQDMVSQAGGMALQGLLPVVHSFACFLSTRPNEQIYNNATELTKIIYVGSLAGLIPGGPGHSHQSVRDISALGAIPNLLLIEPSCEQEVALALDFCINRTAESCYLRLVSVPCAIPFSLPDDYELEYGRGIELTPGEDALLFSYGPVMLAQAVYAARQLAEEGIGLKVINLPWLNRVDLEWLQATLAGYRQVFTLDNHYINGGQGQFLASHIAQLKLADPPRVHQFGLQDIPVCGTNDEVLRAHRLDAQSLSEQIASVLAERKTR, from the coding sequence GTGACTACGCTGTATTATGTGCCAGTCGATGAATTCGATCGCGTTCTGGCCCTGGATATACCGATTGAGCGGCGGTGTGCACTGTTTGCGGCGCTCTGTCGCATTAATACGCTGTATATGATTATGCGCGCAGGCTCTGGACACATCGGAACGAGCTTCAGCAGCCTGGACCTGATGTGCTGGATCTTTCTGAACGAGCTCGGTTACCAGAGACCGCGCGAGGCGCACCATAACGATATCTTTTTCTCCTCGAAGGGACACGACGTCCCGGCCAAATACTCGGCGCTGCTGGGACTCCGTCTGCTTGACTTCGACCTAATCCATAAGCTGCGCAGGCTGGGCGGCCTGCCGGGGCATCCGGACATCTCCATCCCTCATATGTACACCAACACCGGCTCGCTTGGGATGGGGATCTCAAAGGCGCGCGGCATGGCGCTCGCCAGGCGCCTGCAGGGCCAGCCTGGCCGGATCCTGGTCCTAACCGGAGATGGCGAGCTGCAAGAGGGTCAGTTCTGGGAATCGCTCCAGCCGACCGCAAATCAGGGGCTGCACGAGATCACCGTCGTCGTCGATCATAACAAGCTGCAGTCCGACACCTGGGTTGCGCGCGTCAGCGACCTCGGCGCGCTCGAGCGCAAGATCCAGGCGTTCGGCTGGTATGTCGAGCGCTGCGACGGCCATGATTTTACAGCATTGCAGCGCACCTTTGCCCAGCTCAATCAGATCACAGACAGGCCCAAGCTCCTGATCGCCGACACGATCAAGGGCAAGGGCGTGTCGTTCATGGAACATACGGCGATGCCTCCAGGCGACGATCGCCTCTATCCCTACCATAGCGGAGCACCAGACGATGCAACGTATGCCCGTGCGGCCGAGGAGCTGATCATCGGGGCGAATAGGCTGTTGAGTGAGATGGGGCAGCCTGCACTGACACTCGAAGCTGTGCAGCAGCCGGCGCGCTCCAGCGGCAATCATCTGCAGCGCTTGGTTGCTGCCTATGCCGATGCGCTCGTCAAAGCGGCGGAGCACAATCCGAAGCTGGTGGCCCTCGATGCTGATCTGGCACGCGATACCGGCCTGATCCCATTCGAGGCACGTTTCCCCGAGCGCTTTTTCGAGTGCGGCATCGCCGAGCAGGATATGGTGTCGCAGGCGGGCGGCATGGCCCTCCAAGGCCTCTTGCCGGTCGTCCACTCATTTGCCTGCTTCCTGTCGACGCGACCGAACGAGCAAATCTATAACAATGCCACGGAGCTAACGAAAATCATCTACGTCGGCTCACTTGCCGGACTGATACCAGGCGGTCCGGGACACTCGCACCAGTCGGTCCGTGATATCTCAGCGCTGGGGGCGATCCCGAACCTGCTGCTGATTGAGCCAAGCTGCGAGCAGGAGGTCGCGCTTGCGCTGGACTTTTGCATTAATCGGACCGCAGAGAGCTGCTATCTGCGGCTCGTCTCGGTGCCATGCGCGATCCCGTTCTCCCTGCCCGACGACTACGAGCTGGAGTATGGCCGGGGTATCGAGCTGACGCCGGGTGAGGATGCGCTCCTGTTCTCGTACGGACCGGTTATGCTGGCCCAGGCGGTCTACGCGGCCCGGCAGCTGGCGGAGGAAGGCATTGGTCTCAAGGTGATCAACTTACCCTGGCTCAACCGCGTCGATCTCGAGTGGTTGCAAGCGACCTTGGCCGGCTACCGTCAGGTGTTCACGCTGGACAACCACTACATTAACGGGGGACAAGGTCAGTTCCTCGCGAGCCACATCGCGCAGCTCAAGCTGGCGGACCCTCCGCGAGTTCATCAGTTCGGCCTCCAGGATATTCCGGTGTGCGGGACCAACGACGAGGTATTGCGAGCTCATCGCCTCGACGCGCAGAGCCTCTCCGAGCAGATCGCCAGCGTATTGGCCGAGCGCAAGACGAGGTAA
- a CDS encoding class I SAM-dependent methyltransferase: MMRAAFRALRRSFRLRRYQRIRNLFHLEGTDRFILDLGGRPASFFAAIFPKPEQLILVEIDRQAACQAREKHSALHVIVANGEQLPFMDPSKELTVCNSVIAHVASPQALAREVRHVSRSYFLQTPNGRFPLETHSFIGIPFYNLIPWAGLQQLMCKIFGAGYSYISSVRHLSASEL; encoded by the coding sequence ATGATGCGTGCCGCATTCCGCGCGTTGCGACGCAGCTTTCGTCTGCGACGCTACCAAAGGATACGCAACCTGTTCCACCTGGAAGGCACTGATCGGTTTATTCTGGATCTTGGCGGCAGGCCGGCCAGCTTCTTTGCCGCGATATTTCCGAAGCCAGAGCAGCTGATCCTGGTGGAGATCGATCGTCAGGCAGCATGCCAAGCGAGGGAAAAACATTCAGCGCTGCACGTGATCGTCGCCAACGGCGAGCAGCTGCCCTTCATGGATCCATCGAAAGAACTTACTGTCTGCAATTCCGTCATCGCGCATGTAGCTAGCCCGCAGGCCTTGGCTCGCGAAGTGCGGCATGTGAGCCGTTCTTACTTCTTACAAACGCCCAACGGAAGATTTCCATTGGAGACGCATTCGTTTATTGGCATACCTTTCTATAATCTAATCCCCTGGGCTGGATTGCAACAACTGATGTGTAAAATATTTGGCGCAGGCTACAGCTACATTAGCAGTGTTAGGCACCTGTCTGCAAGCGAGCTATGA
- a CDS encoding class I SAM-dependent methyltransferase — protein MTRYREHTWYIFGLKLGILNLIRNKNRLGTKKTIGKIFQPINAYTRFPEYFFFWQQIDEYLSTIHSRARILDLGSPKLFGLYLAHHYNAWVHLTDISSINIDEYAILWQALKQGARGAVAFTRVDGRALPQADTSYDVVYAMSVLEHIEGHRQDTHTVHQLLRVLRPGGMLLLSVPFGNYYCEQLIIGMAHAAEMVRDRQRYFFQRIYNAETAQAHLLTPLLEDGGQLQLVTVFRAGGAWTRMYHQIRHLFGANINGLIGFTNPLASILINRHSIGAVSNIPSKYATIHTRKDIYGDLIIVYRKRSTDKEMISSA, from the coding sequence ATGACAAGATATCGCGAGCATACCTGGTATATCTTCGGACTCAAACTGGGGATATTAAATTTAATTAGGAATAAAAACCGCTTAGGCACTAAGAAGACGATCGGTAAGATCTTCCAGCCGATCAATGCCTACACGCGTTTTCCCGAGTATTTCTTTTTCTGGCAGCAGATCGATGAGTATCTATCGACAATACACAGCCGAGCCCGCATCCTGGATCTAGGCAGCCCGAAGCTGTTTGGACTCTACCTGGCGCATCATTACAACGCGTGGGTCCACCTGACCGATATCAGCTCAATCAATATCGATGAATATGCCATTCTGTGGCAGGCTTTAAAGCAAGGAGCGCGCGGAGCAGTCGCTTTCACTCGTGTAGATGGCCGGGCGCTGCCTCAAGCCGACACATCATACGACGTCGTCTATGCCATGAGTGTGCTGGAACATATCGAGGGCCACAGACAAGACACGCATACCGTCCATCAACTGCTCAGGGTCCTTCGACCAGGAGGAATGCTCTTGTTGAGCGTTCCTTTTGGCAACTACTACTGCGAGCAATTGATCATCGGCATGGCCCATGCGGCTGAAATGGTACGGGACAGGCAGAGATACTTCTTTCAACGCATCTACAATGCCGAGACGGCGCAAGCCCACCTGCTGACACCATTGCTCGAGGACGGGGGACAGCTTCAGCTCGTCACCGTTTTCCGCGCCGGCGGCGCATGGACCAGGATGTATCATCAAATCAGACATTTGTTTGGCGCAAACATCAATGGTCTTATTGGATTTACAAACCCACTAGCTAGTATCCTGATCAATCGACACTCTATTGGAGCGGTTTCAAATATCCCCTCGAAGTATGCTACGATTCACACACGAAAAGATATCTACGGCGATCTCATCATCGTATACCGAAAAAGATCGACGGACAAGGAGATGATCAGCTCAGCCTGA
- a CDS encoding sugar transferase, which yields MFERLGRRLAGSVLIWTLVLTCLALRSTTWLRLWLAYGHELTLQQARIPWPLYGVVVVVWTIVFLLLHPQRALFSSPLVETIGRLVAAVTLSVLIFAGILYFSFRDISRLQFLYFASIDLVLLLVFYTLVRMWLEFGKRHIQQRRTLIVGDTEEVEQLVRELERRPWVGIEVIGYTSDQPGGDTEVPCLGHIDETVRVVKEQAIDEVIFVTQQQEQIVRISMQLVHEPVMIHMVPRLLDLAFARTPIETLGRIPLISLRESALTEPQRALKRLFDIVGSLLLLILFSPLMLLIAIAIKLDSPGPVLFLQERIGEHGRRFKMIKFRTMYQDAEHRWQEVAQRNAHGQLIHKRENDPRITRVGLKLRRTSLDELPQLFNVLRGEMSLVGPRPEIPYIAQEEYEPWQWQRFRVPPGITGWWQVNGRSNKVMHLHTAEDLYYIQNYSFWLDLKILWMTLGAVLRRQGAF from the coding sequence ATGTTTGAACGTCTCGGCCGACGCCTCGCTGGAAGTGTGCTGATCTGGACTCTCGTGCTAACCTGCCTTGCCTTGCGAAGCACAACCTGGCTGCGCTTGTGGCTGGCTTATGGCCATGAGCTGACGCTGCAGCAAGCGCGCATCCCCTGGCCACTCTACGGCGTAGTCGTCGTCGTCTGGACGATCGTGTTTCTCCTGCTGCACCCCCAACGCGCTCTGTTCAGCTCTCCTCTAGTCGAAACGATCGGACGGCTCGTTGCTGCCGTGACTCTGTCTGTACTCATCTTTGCCGGCATTCTCTACTTCTCGTTCCGCGATATCTCGCGCCTGCAGTTTCTGTACTTTGCCTCTATCGATCTGGTCCTCCTCTTGGTATTCTATACACTTGTACGGATGTGGTTGGAGTTCGGCAAACGACATATTCAACAACGACGAACACTGATCGTAGGTGATACCGAAGAAGTCGAACAGCTCGTGCGCGAGCTAGAGCGCAGACCGTGGGTTGGGATCGAGGTGATCGGCTATACCAGCGATCAGCCTGGCGGCGACACAGAGGTGCCTTGTCTGGGCCATATCGATGAAACTGTCCGCGTCGTCAAAGAGCAGGCGATCGACGAAGTTATCTTTGTGACTCAACAACAGGAGCAGATTGTGCGCATCTCAATGCAATTGGTCCATGAGCCCGTAATGATCCATATGGTGCCACGGCTGCTGGACCTGGCATTCGCACGCACGCCGATCGAGACACTCGGAAGGATTCCCCTGATTAGCCTACGGGAGTCAGCGCTGACCGAGCCACAGCGAGCACTGAAGCGGCTCTTCGACATCGTCGGGAGCTTGTTGTTGTTGATACTCTTCAGCCCGCTGATGCTCCTGATCGCAATCGCTATCAAGCTCGACTCACCTGGCCCGGTACTCTTCCTGCAGGAGCGGATCGGAGAGCATGGCCGGCGCTTCAAGATGATCAAGTTCCGCACGATGTATCAGGATGCCGAGCACCGTTGGCAAGAGGTTGCCCAGCGCAATGCCCATGGCCAACTGATCCATAAACGCGAAAACGACCCACGAATCACGCGGGTCGGCCTCAAACTACGCCGTACCAGTCTAGATGAGCTTCCGCAGCTCTTCAATGTGCTACGGGGCGAGATGAGCCTCGTCGGGCCACGCCCTGAGATACCGTATATCGCCCAGGAGGAGTACGAGCCCTGGCAATGGCAGCGCTTCCGCGTTCCGCCGGGTATCACCGGTTGGTGGCAGGTCAACGGACGCAGCAATAAGGTGATGCACCTCCACACAGCAGAGGATCTGTACTACATCCAGAATTACTCATTCTGGCTGGATCTAAAAATCCTTTGGATGACCCTCGGTGCTGTGCTGCGGAGGCAGGGGGCGTTCTGA